One Cololabis saira isolate AMF1-May2022 chromosome 18, fColSai1.1, whole genome shotgun sequence genomic region harbors:
- the LOC133464367 gene encoding low choriolytic enzyme-like isoform X2 — translation MDLTARASLLLLLLLGLCKAQPGDDPATEDVNSVVESDKDDMTTAIFKMNNDDDEKNTILLAMKGFEPKTCIRFVPRKTERAYLNIVPKYGCMSLLGFTGDKQIISLQRFGCVKNSIIQHELMHALGFYHEHTRSDRDQYVRINWDNLKQYYIKNFKKMDTNNLNTPYDYSSIMHYGRTAFGMFGRLETITPFPDPNVPIGESKTFSDIDILRINRLYKC, via the exons ATGGATCTCACGGcaagagcttctcttctgctCCTGCTGCTTCTGGGCCTCTGCAAAGCTCAACCTGGAGAT GATCCTGCTACTGAAGATG TGAACTCTGTGGTTGAGTCGGACAAGGACGACATGACCACGGCTATCTTCAAAATGAACAACG ATGACGATGAGAAGAACACGATCTTGCTTGCCATGAAGGGCTTTGAACCAAAAACCTGCATTCGCTTCGTTCCACGCAAAACTGAGAGGGCATACCTCAACATTGTGCCAAAATATGG CTGTATGTCTTTGCTGGGCTTTACTGGAGACAAGCAGATAATTTCCCTGCAGAGGTTTGGCTGCGTGAAGAACAGCATCATCCAACATGAGCTGATGCATGCGCTGGGTTTCTACCATGAACACACACGCAGTGATCGCGACCAATATGTGAGAATCAACTGGGACAACCTCAAGCAAT ATTACATAAAGAACTTTAAAAAGATGGACACAAATAATCTCAACACCCCATATGACTACTCCTCCATCATGCACTATGGAAG AACTGCCTTTGGAATGTTTGGAAGATTGGAAACCATAACCCCCTTCCCTGACCCCAATGTTCCCATCGGCGAAAGCAAAACCTTCTCCGACATCGACATTCTCAGGATCAACAGGCTCTACAAGTGCTAG
- the LOC133464367 gene encoding low choriolytic enzyme-like isoform X1, whose product MDLTARASLLLLLLLGLCKAQPGDDPATEDVNSVVESDKDDMTTAIFKMNNGSLHLVEEGDIFIPRTRSAMKCKHKRFSCLWPKSSNGNVEIPFFISEKYDDDEKNTILLAMKGFEPKTCIRFVPRKTERAYLNIVPKYGCMSLLGFTGDKQIISLQRFGCVKNSIIQHELMHALGFYHEHTRSDRDQYVRINWDNLKQYYIKNFKKMDTNNLNTPYDYSSIMHYGRTAFGMFGRLETITPFPDPNVPIGESKTFSDIDILRINRLYKC is encoded by the exons ATGGATCTCACGGcaagagcttctcttctgctCCTGCTGCTTCTGGGCCTCTGCAAAGCTCAACCTGGAGAT GATCCTGCTACTGAAGATG TGAACTCTGTGGTTGAGTCGGACAAGGACGACATGACCACGGCTATCTTCAAAATGAACAACG GATCTCTACATCTGGTGGAGGAAGGAGACATATTCATTCCAAGAACCAGGAGTGCCATGAAGTGCAAGCACAAAAGATTTAGTTGTCTGTGGCCCAAGTCCTCAAATGGGAACGTGGAGATTCCTTTTTTTATAAGTGAAAAATATG ATGACGATGAGAAGAACACGATCTTGCTTGCCATGAAGGGCTTTGAACCAAAAACCTGCATTCGCTTCGTTCCACGCAAAACTGAGAGGGCATACCTCAACATTGTGCCAAAATATGG CTGTATGTCTTTGCTGGGCTTTACTGGAGACAAGCAGATAATTTCCCTGCAGAGGTTTGGCTGCGTGAAGAACAGCATCATCCAACATGAGCTGATGCATGCGCTGGGTTTCTACCATGAACACACACGCAGTGATCGCGACCAATATGTGAGAATCAACTGGGACAACCTCAAGCAAT ATTACATAAAGAACTTTAAAAAGATGGACACAAATAATCTCAACACCCCATATGACTACTCCTCCATCATGCACTATGGAAG AACTGCCTTTGGAATGTTTGGAAGATTGGAAACCATAACCCCCTTCCCTGACCCCAATGTTCCCATCGGCGAAAGCAAAACCTTCTCCGACATCGACATTCTCAGGATCAACAGGCTCTACAAGTGCTAG